CTCCGAGGTCAGTCTCTTTACATCCTTGTCAAGGAGTGCCGCTGAATTTGTATAGTGGGGACATTCATTTCGTCCTGACTATCTCAAAGGTGAGACAACCTCGTTGGATACTGCTATCACATTGCACACAACAAAGACCTGACCTCCTTCGTTTGCAGTTGCTCGATTTGTGAATGAAATCAAGGCAGGGCGTGTCGTTTGTCTCACGGCTACGGCTACTCCCAAAGTTGCCGAGGACATTTGCAAGGCATTCTCAATACAGCCAGCATATGTCTTCCGAACAACACCATACAGACCAAAGTAAGTTGTTGCCAGCACTCTCCCTGGGAATCTTGCGCTGACTTGATATAGTCTTGAACTCCTAGCCAAAACTGTTTGCAAAGAGTACAACCGGGATATCAGTGTCTCCCTAGATATCATGCTAGGCTTTCATGTCAAGTCGGAGAGCGACAAGCGCTTTGAAGAATTGTTCAGGTTTCTGCGTGCCAACCCAGGGCCGACTCTCATTTATGTCGCCATGCAGCAGCAATCCGAGATCCACGCCAAAGTGTTGGCTGCGCAGGGCTTCAAGGCCGCGCCTTTCCACGCCGGGCTCAAGATCGAAGTCAAACAACGGACCCAAGACGACTTCCTCTCTGGAAAAGTTGACATTGTGAGTTTTACTTCTGGCTTCCCTTCTCGACGTTGCTTCGTCGCTGACAGAACTCCCAGGTCTGTGCCACAATTGCATTCGGCATGGGCATCGACAAACCAGATATCAGGAACGTAGTTCACTGGGACTTGTCTAACACAGTCGAAGAATACAGCCAACAGATTGGGCGTGCAGGACGGGACGGAAAACCGAGCAAATGTATGTTCTATCTTGCTCCTAGCGCCTTCTACCTGCGCGAAGTCTTTGCTCGCGGTGACCTCCCGTCAAGAAGCTCGCTGGTCGGATTGGTTTTTGATATCTTCAAGGAAGCTCTAGGGGTCCCTGTTGGGGGTGTCTTCAAGACCAATCACTATCGGCAGTAAAAGGATTTTGATATACGACCAAGTCCGCTCAGCATCATCTACGCCACCTTGGAGCTCCATTTCGGCTTCATTCGAGCTACGACCTCGGAGTATTCAACCTACAAGTTTGAGGCTATGCCGTCGTATTTTGGCATCATCAAACCACACATGAGTCCCGTCATCGACGCCATCTACAAGAACGCCAAGAAAAAGCTCAAGTGGTACGATCTTGATGTTAACGAAGCTGCGTCGTACAAGAACACAGGCTTGACCCGTGGCGACATCGTGGCCAAGCTGAACCAGCTTGATCAACAGGGCCACATTAGACTGAAAGCGAGCGGCCTAATGAACCGCTACATTGTCCAAAAAGCCTTGCCCAGCACACTGGAGGACAAGGAATAGGTGGTTGACAAGTTGTACAAGGATTTGACAGATCGAGAAAAAGATGCCCTGCAACGATGCAAGGAGGTCATGAGTTTGATCACCGGCTCCAAGTGTTTTTGCCTTGTCTCTGGCACAACACTTTGGTATGGGCCTGCCCAAAGACAAGGAAAAGTGCGGGCACTGTTCCTTTTGCCTCACAGGCAAACCAATCCAGCCCCCAAACTCACTGTGACGCCAACGATGGCTTCGAGCATTCAATTGGTCCTCGAAGCTACAAATGCCAGAGATGACCCACGCTTCCTCGCGCGTGGCGTATGGTATTCGAAGCCCCGGGGTGACGGCGTTGAAACTGGACAAGAGCCCGGTGTTTCGTTCATTGGCGCATCACGATTTTGAAATAAGTCAATCAAAGTCATTGCTTGACTATTGCTGACTTGTTGTTTGCTAGGCGCTGTTGGCTGAGTTTACCAAGGCTtgtgagaagaagaagattaaTAAATGACGGCCTAGTCAGTGTTGGTCACCAGCTATCttgatgaaggggaggatcACAGCTCGATGGGATAAATGTTTATCATCCATTTTTGGTTGCGGTGTGAGTGGTTTAGTTCCAGGTTGCGGAATGCGTCAAGGTCATATAGTTAGTACTACCGTATGTATGTACCAATTACCTAGAACCACGATAGTTGGGGTTCTCTTAGCTTTTGCTCTGTGCAGTCTCGTTTGTGTTGAGCTCCGTGGCGATTGCAAAGAAATGGTTGAACCCGAGTCCAGAGCCGGTTATGCAGCCGCGTTATCCGAGTCCGATACTAAACAGTATTCAACCATCGAATGGGAGAATGTGGTAAATTAATACTGGCGCAGAGTGGAGGGACCAGACCATCAGGAAACCCAGGGCAGTGCATGCTAATTGATTGGTATTATATGCATGTGAGGCCTTGCTTGATATGTATACCACCCATTCTTGTTACAATGTGCGATACCACGACATTCACGGTACCGCAACTGATGCAACCAACCTGTGCTGCTCCAACCCGTGCTGTACCCTATCTCGCCACGCATCACCTGCTTGCTCCTGGATCGGGATGGATGAAACGTAAGCATGGGGTTGCAGCCCTATCAGCCATCATAACGCACATGTAGCTGGGGAGCGTGTTGCTGAGGCACTTCCAAGTTCTCTTGCAATTTTGACCATACCTACCCTAACACAACGTCCAATCAACACCAAGTACCAACAGTACTACTACAGCAGTGATCATCTGACAGAAAAGATCAATGCATCCGAtacccccctcacccccgggTCATAACTCGCGTAGCAGATATTAAATATCATGTCGGGAGACCCTGACTTTTATTCCCAAAATCTCGCTGTTGGTATCCGTCCCAACGATACTCCCGACGCCGTGAAATGTGAGATTGTGGTCCCAGGCACGCAGCCCTCATTTAACCGGCGGTAGAGACCAAGGTACAACTCTGGCAGAAAACCGCCGGGCGCAGAGGATTGCAGAAACTGCCTAGGTACTGTAGGTAGGCAATTTAGTTTGGATCTTTGTGGCGGATAAAGATGACCACTCTATGATCTGACTTTCTGCCCGAGTCCCGATTCTGTGCCTATGGTAGCTTAACATCATTTGCAATGCTGTTGATGGTTTTATTTTTGGCTTGTTTGATCTGGGGTGCCACGGTGTATTGGCGTGCGTCGCCCCAATCCCAATGACAGTGCGGCCAGCCAGGGTCCCTTTCTTCATGTTTCATTCTGCTTCTGTAATGTAGATCCGGGCCAGCGATCAAAACACTGACGTACCGTGGATGGGAAATTGCGGCGTGGGTGCTAGTAGTCGGCATGAACAGCTAGCGTTCATGCGTTGAGTGCACGGAAACGCCGCCATCAGAACGGCGTCATTGCAAGACTCGCTATTTCATGAACACGGAGGATGTAATAAAAGTCGTCGTGAAACAAGTCTGGCTTGATGCGGTCAAGAGAAACCTTGAAGTTTCACTGATGCCAAGCTGGAGGGCACGGGAACAAATGCTGGCTGCGGAACCAAGCCGTTG
The window above is part of the Podospora pseudopauciseta strain CBS 411.78 chromosome 2 map unlocalized CBS411.78m_2.2, whole genome shotgun sequence genome. Proteins encoded here:
- a CDS encoding uncharacterized protein (EggNog:ENOG503NVU3; COG:A), encoding MSDNEYDDDVFDHLELDDDDVFDDIDEDELVALERPAKRLKTEASEVERNLALGDSHIALAEQILSNQFGFRAFRHEQAAAIQHILKGDNVLVIFPTGAGKSLCYQIPAIAFPELDGPEGARESAEGGVTIVVSPLMALMKDQVDVLKKRGIPAESIDSNKTWEELEMIYRALARSQLRILYCAPERLNNEGFVETVKRIPGGIRLLAVDEAHCVSEWGHSFRPDYLKVARFVNEIKAGRVVCLTATATPKVAEDICKAFSIQPAYVFRTTPYRPNLELLAKTVCKEYNRDISVSLDIMLGFHVKSESDKRFEELFRFLRANPGPTLIYVAMQQQSEIHAKVLAAQGFKAAPFHAGLKIEVKQRTQDDFLSGKVDIVCATIAFGMGIDKPDIRNVVHWDLSNTVEEYSQQIGRAGRDGKPSKCMFYLAPSAFYLREVFARGDLPSRSSLVGLVFDIFKEALGVPVGGVFKTNHYRHPLSIIYATLELHFGFIRATTSEYSTYKFEAMPSYFGIIKPHMSPVIDAIYKNAKKKLKWYDLDVNEAASYKNTGLTRGDIVAKLNQLDQQGHIRLKASGLMNRYIVQKALPSTLEDKE
- a CDS encoding uncharacterized protein (EggNog:ENOG503NVU3; COG:A), translating into MSLITGSKCFCLVSGTTLWYGPAQRQGKVRALFLLPHRQTNPAPKLTVTPTMASSIQLVLEATNARDDPRFLARGVWYSKPRGDGVETGQEPGALLAEFTKACEKKKINK